The following proteins are co-located in the Phycisphaerales bacterium genome:
- a CDS encoding NAD(P)H-dependent glycerol-3-phosphate dehydrogenase, translating to MAQRKGRASSQNDDRPVVTVLGPGQMGLVCAGLLAAGGTGPVPTDVEPSGGRPLCRPVRVKLWGHDDVELGRLSQTRKSPRLEGFRLPDEVEVVLRDDAAVADASLIVSAIPVQYIRDVWTRLSPHVPAGAGVLSVAKGIENMTLLRPTQVVSDVLRQTGKDNPDARPRRYACLSGPTIAAELSRCLPAAMIAASDDLAFAREVQCLFGNSWMRIYTNPDMLGVELAGAVKNVIAIAAGIVDGLQAGNNAKSALLARGLAEIARLGLAMGAQHDTFFGIAGVGDLATTCFSPEGRNRSCGEALGKGVKLADYLRTSPYVVEGVATTKSVMELARKYRVDMPITSAVHAVLFEGMDPIEAIGQLMAREMKAEKVG from the coding sequence ATGGCCCAGCGCAAAGGCCGCGCGAGTTCGCAGAATGATGACCGTCCGGTGGTGACGGTGCTGGGCCCGGGGCAGATGGGGCTGGTGTGCGCGGGGCTGCTGGCGGCGGGGGGGACGGGGCCGGTGCCGACGGACGTGGAGCCCTCGGGGGGCAGGCCGTTGTGCCGCCCGGTTCGGGTGAAGCTGTGGGGGCACGATGATGTCGAACTGGGGCGTTTGTCCCAGACGCGCAAGAGCCCCCGTCTGGAGGGGTTCCGGCTGCCTGATGAGGTGGAGGTGGTGCTCAGGGATGACGCGGCGGTGGCGGACGCCTCCCTGATCGTGTCGGCGATCCCCGTGCAGTACATCCGCGATGTGTGGACGCGCCTCTCGCCGCACGTGCCCGCGGGGGCGGGGGTGCTGAGCGTCGCGAAGGGCATCGAGAACATGACGCTGCTGCGGCCGACGCAGGTGGTGTCCGATGTGCTGCGGCAGACGGGGAAGGACAACCCGGACGCGAGGCCGCGGCGGTACGCGTGTCTGTCGGGGCCGACGATCGCGGCGGAGCTGTCACGGTGCCTGCCCGCGGCCATGATCGCGGCAAGCGATGACCTTGCGTTTGCGCGCGAGGTGCAGTGCCTGTTCGGCAACTCGTGGATGCGGATCTATACCAACCCGGACATGCTGGGCGTGGAGCTCGCAGGTGCGGTGAAGAACGTGATCGCGATCGCGGCGGGGATCGTTGACGGCCTGCAGGCGGGCAACAACGCCAAGAGTGCGCTGCTGGCGCGGGGGCTGGCGGAGATCGCGCGGCTGGGGCTGGCGATGGGGGCGCAGCATGACACGTTCTTCGGCATCGCGGGCGTGGGTGACCTGGCGACCACCTGCTTCTCGCCCGAGGGCCGTAACCGCTCGTGCGGCGAGGCGTTGGGGAAGGGCGTGAAGCTGGCGGACTACCTGCGGACCTCGCCGTACGTCGTCGAGGGTGTGGCGACGACGAAGTCGGTGATGGAGCTGGCGCGGAAGTACCGCGTGGACATGCCGATCACGAGCGCGGTGCACGCGGTGCTGTTCGAGGGCATGGACCCGATTGAGGCCATCGGGCAGCTGATGGCGCGGGAGATGAAGGCCGAGAAGGTGGGATGA
- a CDS encoding cation-translocating P-type ATPase, which produces MAHDHAAAAPHAHSHKHDHVHDPSDPTCCSHHEISIERWILFTLVGGILVLATTIATIFGTGSSEIAKLPAMIGAVLLAIPLFMAAVTELRSLKISSSSLAALAIVAALAIGEYTTAGWLAFILVVFGQLVRRSASGAQRAIEQLVKLTPDVARVVRNGAELEGVSLREIKVGEIVRVRSGENLPVDGRIITGRSTLNQASLTGESAPVEVTVGDAVYAGTSNLTGNIDIQVTQVGADTTIGRVTQLIRQAEQSRTPRQMLIEQVASFFVPVVLSVAAIAWFVMSQSNDPAVKRDAMLTAVTVLVVACPSALLLASPSAMLAAFAAAARLGILIKQPNYLEAAGNVTAVVMDKTGTMTTGKFQVTKLAPATGVEGAELLTAAANGEQHSNHPLAQSILTTARAARIAVDGSTNTEEIHGRGVRARTGLGEICVGRASWLMELNPGIRAEVEGVESKIEGMTGVHVMKDGRYLGAVGLEDTVRHNTKHVVQRLRDLGIRYIAIFTGDRLSVAKRVGANVGVDAIEAECLPEEKHQLIKEMVKGGFRTLMVGDGINDGPSLAEADVGVAMGLEGSDIAANSAGVALMNDDLSRIPFLIELSRRTRAITSQNIVMSVLIALVGLVLAATGKFTSIGSIGLPLAAFYHFAGDVFVIGNSFRLFRFGEDHAAAEAPAEAPVLGRRAGSARGLAAQSA; this is translated from the coding sequence ATGGCTCACGATCACGCCGCCGCCGCACCTCACGCGCACTCCCACAAGCATGACCACGTGCACGACCCCAGCGACCCCACGTGCTGCTCGCACCACGAGATCTCCATCGAGCGCTGGATCCTCTTCACGCTCGTGGGCGGCATCCTGGTGCTCGCGACCACCATCGCCACCATCTTCGGAACGGGCAGCTCGGAGATCGCCAAGCTGCCGGCGATGATCGGCGCGGTGCTCCTCGCGATCCCCCTTTTCATGGCGGCCGTCACAGAGCTGCGCTCGCTCAAGATCAGCAGTTCCTCCCTCGCCGCCCTGGCGATCGTCGCCGCCCTCGCCATCGGTGAATACACCACGGCCGGCTGGCTCGCCTTCATCCTCGTCGTCTTCGGCCAGCTCGTCCGCCGCAGCGCCAGTGGCGCCCAGCGGGCCATCGAGCAGCTCGTCAAGCTGACCCCCGACGTCGCCCGCGTCGTCCGCAACGGCGCGGAGCTCGAGGGCGTTTCCCTCCGCGAGATCAAGGTCGGCGAGATCGTCCGCGTGCGCTCGGGCGAGAACCTGCCCGTCGACGGGCGCATCATCACCGGCCGCTCCACGCTCAACCAGGCCTCGCTCACCGGTGAATCGGCCCCTGTCGAAGTCACCGTTGGCGACGCCGTGTACGCCGGCACCAGCAACCTCACCGGCAACATCGACATTCAGGTGACGCAGGTGGGCGCCGACACCACGATCGGTCGCGTGACGCAGCTCATCCGCCAGGCCGAGCAGAGCCGCACCCCCCGCCAGATGCTCATCGAGCAGGTGGCCAGCTTCTTCGTGCCCGTCGTCCTCTCCGTCGCGGCCATCGCCTGGTTCGTGATGAGCCAGTCGAATGACCCGGCCGTCAAGCGCGACGCCATGCTCACCGCCGTGACCGTGCTCGTCGTCGCCTGCCCCTCGGCCCTGCTGCTCGCAAGCCCCTCGGCCATGCTCGCGGCCTTCGCCGCGGCGGCCCGCCTGGGCATCCTCATCAAGCAGCCCAACTACCTCGAGGCCGCGGGCAACGTCACCGCCGTCGTCATGGACAAGACCGGCACCATGACCACGGGCAAGTTCCAGGTCACCAAGCTCGCGCCTGCGACGGGCGTCGAGGGCGCCGAGCTCCTCACCGCGGCCGCCAACGGCGAGCAGCACAGCAACCACCCGCTCGCACAGTCCATCCTCACCACCGCCCGCGCCGCCCGCATCGCCGTGGACGGCAGCACCAACACCGAAGAGATCCACGGTCGCGGCGTCCGCGCCCGCACCGGGCTCGGAGAGATCTGCGTCGGGCGCGCCTCCTGGCTCATGGAGCTCAACCCGGGCATCCGCGCCGAGGTCGAGGGCGTTGAGTCCAAGATCGAGGGCATGACCGGCGTGCACGTGATGAAGGACGGTCGCTACCTCGGGGCCGTGGGCCTGGAGGACACCGTCCGCCACAACACCAAGCACGTGGTGCAGCGCCTGCGCGACCTGGGCATCCGCTACATCGCCATCTTCACCGGCGACCGCCTGAGCGTCGCCAAGCGCGTGGGCGCGAACGTGGGCGTTGACGCCATCGAGGCCGAGTGCCTCCCCGAAGAGAAGCACCAGCTCATCAAGGAGATGGTGAAGGGCGGCTTCCGCACCCTGATGGTGGGCGACGGCATCAACGACGGCCCCTCGCTGGCCGAGGCCGACGTCGGCGTCGCCATGGGCCTCGAAGGCTCCGACATCGCGGCCAACTCCGCGGGCGTCGCACTGATGAACGACGACCTGTCGCGCATCCCCTTCCTCATCGAGCTCTCCCGCCGCACGCGGGCGATCACCTCGCAGAACATCGTGATGAGCGTGCTCATTGCGCTGGTGGGCCTGGTGCTGGCCGCGACGGGCAAGTTCACCAGCATCGGCAGCATCGGCCTGCCCCTGGCCGCGTTCTACCACTTCGCGGGCGACGTCTTCGTCATCGGCAACAGCTTCCGCCTGTTCCGCTTCGGCGAGGACCACGCCGCGGCCGAAGCCCCGGCGGAGGCGCCGGTGCTGGGGCGTCGCGCGGGCAGCGCGCGTGGGCTGGCGGCTCAGAGCGCCTGA
- a CDS encoding DinB family protein: MATTDPTDILLRHDAWATRTVLHLCEKLTREQFHQKFPIGLGSLHENLTHIISATRRWTDRLAGRTPRPMLHSVPKYPHIPTEAMDRTPAELLKLLDVAERDLAATVQASRASHFADTVHLDWPGEDGTKKRYTFTHGAVIVHICTHAMHHRAQCLNMLKHLSVPGVSDKLPDPSVTDWVAEVETPAVVV, encoded by the coding sequence ATGGCAACGACTGACCCCACCGACATCCTGCTTCGGCACGACGCCTGGGCCACCCGCACCGTCCTGCACCTGTGCGAGAAGCTCACCCGCGAGCAGTTCCACCAGAAGTTCCCCATCGGCCTGGGCTCGCTGCACGAGAACCTCACCCACATCATCAGCGCGACCCGCCGCTGGACCGACCGCCTCGCCGGGCGCACGCCCCGCCCCATGCTGCACAGCGTGCCCAAGTACCCGCATATCCCCACCGAAGCCATGGACCGCACGCCCGCGGAGCTGCTGAAGCTGCTCGACGTAGCCGAGCGTGATCTCGCGGCCACCGTGCAGGCCAGCCGCGCCAGCCACTTCGCCGACACCGTCCACCTGGACTGGCCCGGCGAGGACGGCACCAAGAAGCGTTACACCTTCACGCACGGCGCGGTGATCGTGCACATCTGCACGCACGCGATGCACCACCGAGCCCAGTGCCTCAACATGCTCAAGCACCTGAGCGTGCCCGGCGTATCCGACAAGCTGCCCGACCCAAGCGTTACGGACTGGGTGGCGGAGGTGGAGACGCCGGCGGTGGTGGTGTGA